One part of the Tindallia californiensis genome encodes these proteins:
- a CDS encoding glycosyl hydrolase family 18 protein has product MKKWMKTTMLVLVALILVVTTVLSINLELNLRLRRWAQSLPLLGAYEIYERSPQVMYLGKKGVQIEPHTEELLTLKGETGKTYFNVFWLRDSLYTHHYDEGIGQTNLVGPDAFITVADTGEITVNGTLQEATITPVHLEESTFLPYEDLKNLDIFDDLGLRRKEGTTSGHVIFMNDYLPYQALQLDSGQLVFENEEKMNVYRSRVLSLEPYLKWRTFREPARILEKSSGGRALAYETEGDYITIVTEKGTLGVIRETENRLASMETLQNARLPEWKPPLEEPLMLVWEAVYSRNPNVDTLPEMPGVNVVSPTWYALTDEEGSVSSMASDQYIRWARENGFQIWALVSNEFDIDRTHEFLKSAEARKNFIDYMISEALTKGYEGINLDFENVYKADRDRLTHFVNEMAWEMRQHDLILSMDVTIMGGSDNWSKCYDHAYLGKIVDYLVIMTYDEHWASSPISGPVASYPWVRRGMEELAKVVDSERLVLGLPFYTRVWRERPSTERANRMVNRSTAIGMQAQANFIENNELTPIWDEEAKLYYASFIDEEDVVKIWIENAETLSIRANLVHELELAGVAGWQRSFATEEIWPALRDVVFQRADQ; this is encoded by the coding sequence ATGAAAAAATGGATGAAAACAACGATGCTGGTATTGGTAGCATTGATTTTAGTTGTAACGACTGTATTAAGTATTAACCTGGAACTGAATTTACGGCTTCGTAGATGGGCACAGTCTCTGCCGCTTTTGGGCGCCTATGAAATTTACGAGAGATCGCCTCAGGTCATGTATCTGGGCAAAAAAGGGGTTCAGATAGAGCCTCATACGGAAGAACTGTTAACCCTAAAAGGCGAAACAGGAAAAACATACTTTAATGTTTTTTGGCTTCGGGATTCTCTGTATACCCATCATTATGATGAAGGAATAGGCCAAACCAATCTGGTGGGTCCAGATGCTTTTATAACCGTTGCTGATACAGGTGAAATCACCGTTAATGGTACCCTTCAGGAAGCAACCATAACACCAGTTCACCTGGAAGAAAGTACATTCTTACCTTACGAAGACCTGAAGAATTTGGATATTTTTGATGACTTAGGCCTTCGGAGAAAAGAAGGAACAACCAGCGGTCATGTGATTTTCATGAACGATTATCTCCCTTACCAGGCATTGCAATTAGATTCTGGGCAGCTTGTTTTTGAGAATGAAGAGAAAATGAATGTTTATCGGAGCAGGGTCTTATCTCTGGAACCATACCTTAAGTGGCGCACCTTTCGGGAACCTGCCCGCATTCTGGAAAAATCCTCTGGTGGACGGGCGCTGGCCTACGAGACAGAGGGAGATTATATTACCATTGTGACGGAAAAAGGCACCCTTGGGGTCATTCGGGAAACAGAGAACCGCCTTGCGTCCATGGAGACCTTACAAAACGCCAGATTACCGGAATGGAAGCCACCACTGGAAGAACCCCTGATGCTGGTGTGGGAAGCTGTATATAGCCGAAATCCTAATGTGGATACCTTGCCGGAAATGCCGGGAGTGAACGTGGTATCGCCTACCTGGTATGCGTTGACGGATGAGGAAGGAAGTGTTTCTTCCATGGCATCAGATCAGTATATTCGTTGGGCCAGAGAAAATGGGTTTCAAATCTGGGCATTGGTTTCCAATGAATTTGATATTGACCGAACCCATGAATTTCTTAAAAGTGCCGAAGCTCGAAAAAATTTCATTGACTACATGATCAGTGAAGCACTTACCAAGGGATATGAAGGAATTAACCTGGACTTTGAAAATGTTTATAAAGCTGATCGAGATCGACTAACTCATTTTGTTAACGAAATGGCCTGGGAAATGAGACAGCACGATTTAATCCTGTCGATGGACGTTACCATCATGGGTGGCAGTGATAATTGGTCAAAATGTTACGATCATGCTTATTTAGGAAAGATTGTGGATTATTTAGTCATTATGACCTACGATGAACATTGGGCCTCCAGTCCAATCAGTGGTCCGGTGGCTTCTTACCCTTGGGTGAGGCGGGGGATGGAGGAACTGGCAAAAGTGGTAGATTCAGAAAGATTGGTATTAGGACTTCCTTTTTATACTCGTGTCTGGAGAGAGCGGCCTTCCACGGAAAGAGCCAATCGGATGGTGAATCGATCAACAGCGATTGGAATGCAGGCACAGGCAAACTTTATCGAAAATAATGAACTTACGCCTATATGGGATGAAGAAGCAAAATTATATTATGCCTCCTTTATTGATGAGGAAGACGTTGTGAAAATCTGGATTGAAAACGCTGAAACCCTTTCGATTCGGGCGAATTTGGTTCATGAACTGGAACTGGCTGGTGTAGCTGGTTGGCAAAGAAGCTTCGCTACGGAGGAGATATGGCCGGCACTACGTGATGTCGTCTTTCAAAGGGCTGATCAATGA